A stretch of Methanosphaerula palustris E1-9c DNA encodes these proteins:
- a CDS encoding nitroreductase family protein, translating into MNLGTTIIKSRHSVRSFKETPLDEKIIDEALACAHLAPTAANRQPWLFGYITSKETMKEIAALTDHGSFIAGAAACFAIFGERDETYYLEDCSAATENLILALQGYGIGSCWVAGDKKTYAEEIRKLLGVPDQYTLVSLVPAGFPMDVTIAKKKDIEAITFRERFTQSKTV; encoded by the coding sequence ATGAATCTTGGCACGACGATTATCAAATCCCGTCACAGTGTCCGTTCCTTCAAGGAGACCCCTCTCGATGAGAAGATCATCGACGAGGCGCTCGCCTGTGCCCACCTGGCCCCAACCGCAGCGAACAGACAGCCATGGCTCTTCGGATACATCACCAGCAAAGAGACCATGAAAGAGATCGCAGCTCTGACCGATCACGGCTCCTTCATCGCCGGAGCAGCGGCCTGTTTTGCTATCTTTGGAGAACGGGACGAGACCTACTACCTAGAGGACTGTTCCGCTGCCACCGAGAACCTGATCCTTGCCCTGCAGGGCTATGGGATCGGATCGTGCTGGGTCGCCGGAGACAAGAAGACCTATGCAGAAGAGATCCGGAAACTGCTCGGAGTACCGGACCAGTACACTCTGGTCTCCCTGGTTCCAGCCGGTTTCCCGATGGATGTCACCATCGCAAAGAAGAAGGATATCGAAGCGATCACATTCCGCGAGCGGTTTACCCAGTCGAAGACGGTGTAA
- a CDS encoding DUF3821 domain-containing protein has protein sequence MRRNMISVLMVATCLVLMVPAVTATLSDIPQGGVIFIGEQGLNLNGVTTGSQVAWWGAGRSPTTDAPSDLQTISDPKNFFVSPTIYGTETGVWYTYPDKKPAFTIKDPTLAVKAIDVRTGREVTSGLVSRGDQVKFQVETNMYSMTERTGVNGVPVTIHVTGPGGIDYTSLTDSNGKVHSLDPVTVSSSLYETDPVWNTGNAQYPEGSYVIWAECNANNMKNEYPVGGKTTTKNTTSSLTVGTGEVTVALVSTNTATTTSQQTSPISSPIETGTMTLSPTTTTITLSTTGQISTPQGSPITSTTYPTPKAGGFTAGTTALLLLAGAAIALRRQS, from the coding sequence ATGAGACGAAATATGATCTCTGTACTGATGGTTGCCACCTGCCTGGTCCTGATGGTCCCGGCTGTCACCGCAACACTGAGTGATATTCCCCAAGGGGGTGTTATCTTCATTGGAGAACAGGGTTTGAACCTCAACGGCGTCACTACAGGATCCCAGGTAGCCTGGTGGGGGGCCGGCAGGTCCCCGACCACCGATGCCCCTTCAGACCTGCAGACGATCTCAGACCCAAAGAACTTCTTCGTCTCCCCGACCATCTATGGCACTGAGACCGGGGTCTGGTACACCTACCCGGATAAGAAGCCGGCCTTCACCATCAAGGATCCAACGCTCGCCGTCAAAGCGATCGATGTCAGGACCGGCCGCGAGGTGACCAGCGGTCTGGTCTCCCGCGGGGACCAGGTGAAGTTCCAGGTCGAGACCAATATGTATTCGATGACCGAGCGGACAGGAGTGAACGGAGTACCGGTCACGATTCATGTTACCGGCCCTGGAGGGATCGATTATACCTCCCTGACCGACAGCAATGGAAAGGTTCATTCCCTGGACCCGGTGACTGTCAGTTCCTCGCTCTATGAGACCGACCCGGTCTGGAACACCGGAAATGCTCAGTATCCAGAGGGAAGTTATGTAATCTGGGCCGAGTGCAACGCGAACAATATGAAGAACGAATATCCAGTTGGAGGAAAGACAACGACTAAAAACACCACCAGTAGCCTCACCGTGGGAACTGGAGAGGTGACGGTGGCCCTGGTTTCGACCAACACCGCCACTACCACCAGTCAACAGACCAGTCCGATCAGTTCTCCGATTGAGACCGGGACAATGACGCTTTCGCCAACCACCACAACGATAACCCTGTCAACTACCGGGCAGATCTCAACCCCCCAGGGTTCACCGATCACCTCGACGACCTATCCCACCCCAAAGGCCGGCGGGTTCACCGCCGGCACGACCGCCCTGCTGCTGTTGGCCGGGGCTGCGATTGCACTCCGACGCCAGAGCTGA
- a CDS encoding DUF362 domain-containing protein, with amino-acid sequence MVAKVDSDLCVGCETCVDECPAEAIAMANGIAVIDKDKCVDCGSCVEVCPSSAITMD; translated from the coding sequence ATGGTTGCAAAAGTTGATTCTGACCTGTGTGTAGGCTGTGAAACCTGCGTGGACGAGTGCCCCGCTGAAGCGATCGCGATGGCCAATGGAATTGCCGTCATCGATAAAGACAAATGCGTGGACTGTGGTTCATGCGTGGAAGTCTGCCCCTCCTCAGCCATCACCATGGACTGA
- the dapB gene encoding 4-hydroxy-tetrahydrodipicolinate reductase, with amino-acid sequence MTKVVVSGAFGRMGSMICRMVTETEGLELVGGIGNQAGTQFNVEVVKSEEIDRLLTEQQPDVLIDFTIASAAVTAIQAATRHHVGLVVGTTGFSDAQQRQIRDAVEGTVPAVISTNFSIGVNIFWQILRNAAPLLSEYDIEVSEAHHRHKKDAPSGTAKTILSILDEAVGEREKVYGREGITERKNEIGVHVFRGGDIVGDHAVTFAKNFESITLSHRAYDRAVLVKGALIAAAWVHGKLPGIYPFSAVLDLES; translated from the coding sequence ATGACTAAGGTCGTGGTATCAGGGGCCTTCGGTCGGATGGGCTCGATGATCTGCAGGATGGTCACCGAGACCGAGGGGCTGGAATTGGTCGGTGGGATCGGGAATCAGGCCGGCACCCAGTTCAATGTTGAGGTGGTGAAGTCTGAAGAGATCGATCGGTTGCTCACCGAGCAACAGCCCGACGTGCTGATCGACTTTACCATCGCATCTGCGGCAGTCACCGCCATTCAGGCCGCCACACGTCACCATGTGGGGCTGGTCGTCGGAACGACCGGTTTTTCTGATGCGCAGCAACGGCAGATCAGGGACGCAGTCGAAGGGACGGTGCCGGCGGTGATCTCGACCAACTTCAGCATAGGTGTCAATATATTCTGGCAGATCCTCCGGAACGCGGCCCCCCTGCTCAGCGAGTACGATATCGAGGTGAGCGAGGCTCATCACCGGCACAAGAAGGACGCTCCGAGCGGGACGGCAAAGACGATCCTCTCCATCCTCGACGAGGCAGTGGGAGAGAGGGAGAAGGTATACGGCAGAGAAGGGATCACCGAACGGAAGAACGAGATCGGGGTGCATGTGTTCCGCGGGGGAGATATCGTCGGCGACCATGCTGTCACCTTCGCAAAGAACTTTGAATCGATCACCCTTTCACATCGCGCTTATGACAGGGCTGTACTTGTAAAAGGAGCCCTGATAGCGGCTGCATGGGTGCATGGGAAACTGCCCGGCATCTATCCGTTCAGTGCAGTACTCGATCTTGAATCCTAA
- the dapB gene encoding 4-hydroxy-tetrahydrodipicolinate reductase, translated as MTKVVVSGAFGRMGSMICRMVTETEGLELVGGIDIKAGTQFNVDVVKSEEIDRLLTEQQPDVLIDFTIASAAVTTIQAAARHHVGLVVGTTGFSDAQQQQIRDAVEGTVPAVISTNFSIGVNIFWQILRNAAPLLSEYDIEVSEAHHRYKKDAPSGTAKTILSILDEAVGEREKVYGREGITERKNEIGVHVFRGGDIVGDHAVTFAKNFESITLSHRAYDRAVFVKGALKAATWVPGKKPGIYPFSAVLGLES; from the coding sequence ATGACTAAGGTCGTGGTTTCAGGAGCCTTCGGTCGGATGGGCTCGATGATCTGCAGGATGGTCACCGAGACCGAGGGGCTGGAATTGGTCGGTGGGATCGATATCAAGGCCGGCACCCAGTTCAATGTCGATGTTGTGAAGTCTGAAGAGATCGATCGGTTGCTCACCGAGCAGCAGCCCGACGTGCTGATCGACTTCACCATCGCATCTGCGGCAGTCACCACCATTCAGGCCGCCGCACGTCACCATGTGGGGCTGGTCGTCGGAACGACCGGTTTCTCTGATGCGCAGCAACAGCAGATCAGGGACGCAGTCGAAGGGACGGTGCCAGCGGTGATCTCAACCAACTTCAGCATAGGTGTCAATATATTCTGGCAGATCCTCCGGAACGCGGCCCCCCTGCTCAGCGAGTACGATATCGAGGTAAGCGAGGCTCATCACCGGTACAAGAAGGACGCTCCGAGCGGGACGGCAAAGACGATCCTCTCCATCCTCGACGAGGCAGTGGGAGAGAGGGAGAAGGTATACGGCAGAGAAGGGATCACCGAACGGAAGAACGAGATCGGGGTGCATGTGTTCCGCGGGGGAGATATTGTCGGCGACCATGCTGTCACCTTCGCAAAGAACTTTGAATCGATCACCCTTTCACATCGCGCTTATGACCGTGCAGTATTTGTAAAAGGAGCCCTGAAAGCAGCCACGTGGGTGCCCGGCAAAAAACCAGGCATCTATCCGTTCAGTGCAGTACTCGGCCTCGAATCATAG